The nucleotide window CAGGGATTCGGCGGATCACGTCCCATATGTCTCACACAATCCGCCATTGATTGTGCAAACCTTATCATCTCTTTCTCCAACTTTAAGCTCATAAGCAACAGCGCCAATCCGGTAAACATATGGTTGACAAGAATCCATCTCCGCTCTTATACTGCCTTTCCAGTTACGCACGTCGGTAGCTGTCGCCTGCCTTGCCAGCACACGCCGGCCGGGCCGGAGTGCGCAACGATGCCCATCTCCGGGCGTGACCGGCGTGCATCACCCCCGTACCCACCCTACGAGGAGGCACACATGCGGAGACAGTTCCTGCTGGCGTCCGTCGCGACGCTGGCGCTCGCCGGCTGCGCCGACGGGCCGACGGCCGCCGTCCAGACGGAGACCCCGGATGCGCCGAAGTCCGCGCCGTCGTTCTACGCGTCGGGCGACCGCTTCGGCATCTTCGACGGGATCACGCCCGCCAGCACGCTCGACGCCTCGCCCGGCTGGGAGGTCGGCACCCGCTTCTACGTCACCGCGCCCGGGTGCGTGGTGCAGCTGCGCTTCTACCGGGCCGCGGGCGAGACGGGGACCAACACCGTCAAGCTCTGGTCGAACTCGGGCCAGCTCCTCGCCTCGCAGACGTTCAGCGGCGCCACCACCGGGTGGAACTACGTGGAGTTGCGCAACCACGGCATCGGCCCGTACTACGACTTCAGCGTCTGCCTCCAGACGAACACGTGGTACCGCGTGTCGGTGAACACCAACACGAAGCAGGTGAAGACCTTCGGCTATCTCGACAGTGGCCCCATCGTCCGTGGGCCCCTCGTGGCCGACGCGGGCTTCTACGGCCAGCCCACCGGCAGCATGCCCACCACCCAGACGGGCAGCATCTTCTTCGTGGACGTGGTGTTCGAGGCGGACTAGCCGCTC belongs to Longimicrobium sp. and includes:
- a CDS encoding DUF4082 domain-containing protein, encoding MRRQFLLASVATLALAGCADGPTAAVQTETPDAPKSAPSFYASGDRFGIFDGITPASTLDASPGWEVGTRFYVTAPGCVVQLRFYRAAGETGTNTVKLWSNSGQLLASQTFSGATTGWNYVELRNHGIGPYYDFSVCLQTNTWYRVSVNTNTKQVKTFGYLDSGPIVRGPLVADAGFYGQPTGSMPTTQTGSIFFVDVVFEAD